CTTCGACCTCGATCAGTCCGACAGCATCCGGCATTGTGTGGAACCCTCTGCGCTCGTGTCGGCCGTGTCTCGATTATACACGTCCCAACGGTCTGCGCCTACAGAGGCAGGCGCGCGAGAGAAGTAAACAGCCGTGGGAATCTCGATCAGAATCCGGCCGAAGACGGCTCTCCGGACTGCCTTCGTATCTACAGACTCGCCGCCGCTACTGCCCAGGAAGTACTGCCCGTCACCTGGGCTCGCCTCAAACGCGATATGCCGTAACGCATCCCTTCAACGCACGTCCACGATTCCATCCGCGAGACCGAGCACGGCAACCGGCGATCTGCGCCGGCAGGCGGAGTGCCACGGCTCTTGGCAGCCATGTCCCTGACGACGCGAGTTCGTGGTCAGTACCCGAAGCGGGGAACGGCTACGACCGCGTCCGTCTGATCGCATCGGCGTACGCTGCCGGCAGCTTGACCGGGCCCTCCGGCGACCACCAACGCGGAGTCTCCGTGTAGATCCACACGTACTCGTCCGACACCTCCAGCGCGTGGCGCAGGCACGCCGCGAACTGCTCCGGCTGGTGGTAGTTGGCGCTGATGTCGGTATCGTCCCAGCCCTGCCGCCGCCAGTCGTGGTCGAGCCACAAGCCGAACCCCAAGCTGAACACCTCGGCGTACCGAGCCGGGTCGGCGACGATGGGCAGGAGCTCCTCGCTCATCGTGCGGTAGGCGGCGTCGAACTGCGCCGGGTCGCGATAGCCGTAGGAGGACTCGTGTCCGTCGACGAGCTTGGTTCCGCCGCGCGCCGCTGACACCATCCCGTCGAGAAACGGCGCGAGCAGTCCGTAGCTGACGTCCGCCAACTCTCGCTCGCCTCGGCGCGTCTCGTACCACGGCAGGCAGTAGCCGAACGTCAGGAACACCTTCAGGTCCGGGAACCCCGCCTGAAACGCCTCCATGACCTCCACGCCGCGCCGAGTCGCCTGGTCGGCGTAGACGTGCCACGGCTTCGTCGCGGCATCCCGCAGTCCGCGATACTGGAACAGCGGCGAGTTGTACTGCTCGATGTCGAAGAGGAGCCCGTCGCACGCGCCTTCCTTGGCGACGCTCGCGGCGAGTTCCGCGTTGTGCAGGATCGCCGAGAAGTCGTCGAACCAGTCCACACCGCCGGGCGTCACGTTGAACCGCAGGAAGTTGTGCGGGAACCCGTCGGCTTCGCGCGTCGCCTTCAGGTCGTCGATGACGTGGGCGAACGCCGCCGCGTCGTAGGCTTCGGTTCCCCAACTGTGCCATGTGAAGTTGGTGTTCGCGTCGTCCTGACGCGCCATCATGTGGAACACGGTTCCATCGAAGGGCGTCGCGCGCATCTCGGCGACATGGCTCCGCATGAACGCCGTGTCCGGTTCGTCCCATCCGAACTCGATCAGCTTCTTGATCAGCTTCCTGTCGGGCAGCGGGAGGTCCTCCCGTGAGTCAGAAGCGGAACAGCTCGCGGGCGTTCGCCGACTCGATGCGCTCCCGCGCGGCGGTGGACACGCCAGCCTCCGCCAGCATCTCGAAGTGCGGGATGGGCTGTCCCGGATAGAGATAATCCGTGGCGAAGAGCAGCTTCCGGTGGTGGCGTTCGAGGAACCCCTTGCCGTGCTCCCAGTCGCGGGCGATGGCGTTGTGACCGGAACCGGCTGAGAGGTCCGCCCACAGGTTCGCATAGGTGGTCATGAGCCGCTCAACGGCTCCGCCTGACCTCACGGGGCCCTTCGGGTAGGCTCCCATCTGCGCCTCGGTGACATCGCCGGAGATGGGAGCCCAGAATCCGGGCCCGTGTCCAATGAACACCGAGCTCGGGAACGCGCGAAGCACGCGTTCGAGCCCGTCCAGGTTCGGGTTGTCGGTGCAGTACTGGCTGTCCATGTGCAGGACGACGGGCAGGCGGAACTCGTCACACGCTGCGAACACGTCCATCTGCAGCGGATGGTCGATGGGCAGTGGCGGGATGACCTCGCCGAACCCGACGGCTCCCATCTCGACGTACCGGCGGATGACGTTGCGCGGACCCTCCTTCGCGCCGCTGGTGGACATGCGCGGGTCCATGACGCAGAAGGGCAGGAACCGGTCGGGGTGCTCCTTCGCCAGCGCGATCATCTCGAAGGACGTGATGTAGTAGCTGACGGCTTCGGGGCTCTCCAGCGGCAACGGCGCGGACATGGCGATGTCGTTGGCGTCCATCCAGTCGAGGAGCATCTTCGGCGTCAGGGGCGGATAGCGGTCGTAGAGCAACCCCACGTGCACCTGCGTGTCGATCAGCATGGGTCGATCCCCAAGAGGTCGAGCGTGTCGCGGTGGATGATCTCGTCGAGCGCGGTCTGAGAGGTGCGCGGCAGGCGGGTTCCCTCGACGAGGTCGTTGACGCGCCGTAGCGCCTCGAACGAGCTCGCCGGCGTCGTGAACGGATAGTCAGAGCCGAACAGCAGCTTGTGGGTGACACCGTACTCCTGCGCCAGAACCATCGCGTTGTAGAACTGCCACGGGCGATAGTAGAGCGCCGAGATATCCGCGTAGACGTTCGGTTGCTTGCGGATCAGCACGATGGTGTCCGCTTCCCACGGATGCCCCAGGTGGGCGATGACCATCTTCAGGTTCGGGTAGCGAAGCGCGATCTCCTCCAGCAGAACCGGGTGCGCCCACTTCAGCGGGCCCCGGGTCACGAAGGTCGTCCCCTGATGGAGGATGATGGGCAGCCCGAGCCGATTCGCGGCTGAGAACACGGCGTCCGCTTCGGGCCCCAACGGGTCGAAGGCTTGGTAGATGGGCGCGAGCTTTAGCCCGCGCATGCCGGGCAGACGGACGGCGTCTTCCAGTTCGCCGACGCAGTCGGGGTCTGTCGGATCGACACAGGCAAATCCGCTCAGCCGCCGCAGGTCGCGCGAGACGTAGTCGGCGACGAACTCGTTGGGAACGTGAACGCCGAGGGTCGTGCTTTTGAAGGCGAAGACGAACGCGTGATCGACGGGGCGCATCGCGGCGTAGTGATCGTCGAGGCTGAAGTCCATCTGGACGCCGCCGGACTTGGCGCGGGTGGAGTCTCCCAGGAACTCCGGGCTGAGATGCTTGTCGAAGTCCCAGATGTGCGTGTGGCAATCGACGATCATCGGTTCCTCCCCTCCCTGTCGATGCGCCGATTGTCGAGCGTCGAACGCGGGGTGTCAACGCGACGCGTGCCAGCCGCTCGACGCTGTTGTGCGCCGGTGCAACGCGTGATAACGTCCGCCTGGGACCCGGTCGGGAGGACGCTGATGCCCAAAGCCAGTCGTGGCAAGCGCGAATACGGACTTCTGTCCGTCGTCATTCCCTGCTTCAACGAAGTCGATACAGTCGAGGAGCTCCTTCGGCGCGTTCAGGCGGTCGAGGTGGATATTCCCATCGAGATCGTCATCGTCGACGACTGCTCGACGGACGGCTCGCGGGAGCTCCTGCAGGCGTTGGAGGCGCATAGCCCGGCAGGGATACGGTTCGGATACCATCCTGAGAACCGTGGGAAGGGCGCGGCGCTTCGGACTGGCTTCGAGATGGCGACCGGTGACCTCGTGATCGTGCAGGACGCCGACCTGGAATACGACCCCAACGACTACGGTCGGCTGCTCGCCCCGATCCTCGCTGGCGATGCCGATATCGTCTACGGTTCGCGGTTCCTCGAAGTCGATAGCGCCACCTGGCACACGTACGGCAACCGCGCGCTGACCTGGCTGTCC
The sequence above is a segment of the Candidatus Poribacteria bacterium genome. Coding sequences within it:
- a CDS encoding amidohydrolase, which codes for MLIDTQVHVGLLYDRYPPLTPKMLLDWMDANDIAMSAPLPLESPEAVSYYITSFEMIALAKEHPDRFLPFCVMDPRMSTSGAKEGPRNVIRRYVEMGAVGFGEVIPPLPIDHPLQMDVFAACDEFRLPVVLHMDSQYCTDNPNLDGLERVLRAFPSSVFIGHGPGFWAPISGDVTEAQMGAYPKGPVRSGGAVERLMTTYANLWADLSAGSGHNAIARDWEHGKGFLERHHRKLLFATDYLYPGQPIPHFEMLAEAGVSTAARERIESANARELFRF
- a CDS encoding amidohydrolase, translating into MIVDCHTHIWDFDKHLSPEFLGDSTRAKSGGVQMDFSLDDHYAAMRPVDHAFVFAFKSTTLGVHVPNEFVADYVSRDLRRLSGFACVDPTDPDCVGELEDAVRLPGMRGLKLAPIYQAFDPLGPEADAVFSAANRLGLPIILHQGTTFVTRGPLKWAHPVLLEEIALRYPNLKMVIAHLGHPWEADTIVLIRKQPNVYADISALYYRPWQFYNAMVLAQEYGVTHKLLFGSDYPFTTPASSFEALRRVNDLVEGTRLPRTSQTALDEIIHRDTLDLLGIDPC
- a CDS encoding glycosyltransferase family 2 protein; translation: MPKASRGKREYGLLSVVIPCFNEVDTVEELLRRVQAVEVDIPIEIVIVDDCSTDGSRELLQALEAHSPAGIRFGYHPENRGKGAALRTGFEMATGDLVIVQDADLEYDPNDYGRLLAPILAGDADIVYGSRFLEVDSATWHTYGNRALTWLSNLFTGYRLSDMETCYKLIPTDILRTIRLRSDRFGFEPEITAKLAKKRLRIVEVPISYSRRAFDEGKKINWKDGVAALSHIVRFSLKD